The Carassius auratus strain Wakin unplaced genomic scaffold, ASM336829v1 scaf_tig00214963, whole genome shotgun sequence genome contains a region encoding:
- the LOC113093314 gene encoding zinc finger protein 664-like isoform X2, whose product MEFVKEESEENTREPETWRIKHEETETRRIKHEEPETQIIKHEEQGEYIEENVEKELEVEERNHIKTGENPSTCSQRNKLSRKNGLDVHMKLHTCDQCGKNYTRKDRLRAHMRVHTGEKPFNCDQCGKSFTRKELLTAHMRVHTGEKPFNCDQCGKSFSLKGLLTAHMRVHTGEKPFTCDQCGKSFSQLSHLYAHTNVHTREKLYACDQCDKMFLRASHLKQHLRVHTKEKPHSCHLCGKSFSRLQHLKGHQKIHTGVREYMCFQCEKTFTTATNLKLHESIHTGEKPYKCSHCDQGFTYSSNLITHERIHTGEKPYKCSYCEQRFSQSGALKTHERIHTGEKPYKCSHCDKRFRDSSSLITHERIHTGEKPYKCSHCDKRFRDSSSLITHERIHTGEKPYKCSHCDKRFRDSSSLKTHERIHTGEKPYHCTECGKCFSNTSSLHKHTKNNHSK is encoded by the exons atggagtttgttaaagaggagagtgaagagaacacgagagaaccagaaacctggagaataaaacacgaggaaacagaaacccggagaataaaacacgaggagccagaaacacagataataaaac atgaagaacaaggag agtATATTGAAGAAAATGTGGAGAAAGAATTGGAAGTTGAGGAGAGGAATCATATTAAAACTGGAGAAAACCCGTCAACTTGCTCTCAAAGAAACAAATTGTCAAGAAAAAATGGTCTTGATGTTCACATGAAATTGCAcacttgtgatcagtgcgggaagaatTACACACGAAAAGATCGCCTTAGAGCACACATGAgggttcacactggagagaaaccgtttaattgtgatcagtgcgggaagagtttcacacgaaAAGAACTACTTACAGcacacatgagagttcatactggagagaaaccgtttaattgtgatcagtgcgggaagagtttttcACTAAAAGGACTACTTACAGcacacatgagagttcatactggagagaaaccgttcacttgtgatcagtgcgggaagagtttctcaCAATTATCACATCTTTATGCACACACAAATGTTCACACTAGAGAGAAACTGTATGCATGTGATCaatgtgacaaaatgtttttGAGGGCTTCACACCTGAAGCAGCACCTGAGAGTTCATACAAaagagaaaccacattcatgtcatttgtgtggaaagagtttttcacgtCTACAACATTTGAAAGGgcatcagaaaatacatactggtgtgagagagtacatgtgctttcagtgtgaaaagacttttactaCAGCGACCAATTTAAAACTGCATGAGAgtatccacactggagagaaaccttataagtgttcacactgtgaccaaGGCTTCACTTATTCATCAAATCTgataacacatgagaggatccacactggagagaaaccttacaagtgttcatacTGTGAacagagattcagtcagtcaggagctctgaaaacacatgagaggatccacactggagagaaaccctacaagtgttcacattgtgacaagagattcagggattcatcaagtctgataacacatgagaggatccacactggagagaaaccctacaagtgttcacattgtgacaagagattcagggattcatcaagtctgataacacatgagaggatccacactggagagaaaccctacaagtgttcacattgtgacaagagattcagggattcatcaagtctgaaaacacatgagaggattcacactggagagaaaccgtatcactgcactgaaTGTGGGAAGTGTTTCAGTAATACATCTTCTctacacaaacatacaaaaaacaatCACAGCAAGTAG
- the LOC113093314 gene encoding zinc finger protein 664-like isoform X1, whose protein sequence is MEFVKEESEENTREPETWRIKHEETETRRIKHEEPETQIIKHEEPETRKIKHEEQGEYIEENVEKELEVEERNHIKTGENPSTCSQRNKLSRKNGLDVHMKLHTCDQCGKNYTRKDRLRAHMRVHTGEKPFNCDQCGKSFTRKELLTAHMRVHTGEKPFNCDQCGKSFSLKGLLTAHMRVHTGEKPFTCDQCGKSFSQLSHLYAHTNVHTREKLYACDQCDKMFLRASHLKQHLRVHTKEKPHSCHLCGKSFSRLQHLKGHQKIHTGVREYMCFQCEKTFTTATNLKLHESIHTGEKPYKCSHCDQGFTYSSNLITHERIHTGEKPYKCSYCEQRFSQSGALKTHERIHTGEKPYKCSHCDKRFRDSSSLITHERIHTGEKPYKCSHCDKRFRDSSSLITHERIHTGEKPYKCSHCDKRFRDSSSLKTHERIHTGEKPYHCTECGKCFSNTSSLHKHTKNNHSK, encoded by the exons atggagtttgttaaagaggagagtgaagagaacacgagagaaccagaaacctggagaataaaacacgaggaaacagaaacccggagaataaaacacgaggagccagaaacacagataataaaacaTGAAGAACCAGAAACCCggaaaataaaacatgaagaacaaggag agtATATTGAAGAAAATGTGGAGAAAGAATTGGAAGTTGAGGAGAGGAATCATATTAAAACTGGAGAAAACCCGTCAACTTGCTCTCAAAGAAACAAATTGTCAAGAAAAAATGGTCTTGATGTTCACATGAAATTGCAcacttgtgatcagtgcgggaagaatTACACACGAAAAGATCGCCTTAGAGCACACATGAgggttcacactggagagaaaccgtttaattgtgatcagtgcgggaagagtttcacacgaaAAGAACTACTTACAGcacacatgagagttcatactggagagaaaccgtttaattgtgatcagtgcgggaagagtttttcACTAAAAGGACTACTTACAGcacacatgagagttcatactggagagaaaccgttcacttgtgatcagtgcgggaagagtttctcaCAATTATCACATCTTTATGCACACACAAATGTTCACACTAGAGAGAAACTGTATGCATGTGATCaatgtgacaaaatgtttttGAGGGCTTCACACCTGAAGCAGCACCTGAGAGTTCATACAAaagagaaaccacattcatgtcatttgtgtggaaagagtttttcacgtCTACAACATTTGAAAGGgcatcagaaaatacatactggtgtgagagagtacatgtgctttcagtgtgaaaagacttttactaCAGCGACCAATTTAAAACTGCATGAGAgtatccacactggagagaaaccttataagtgttcacactgtgaccaaGGCTTCACTTATTCATCAAATCTgataacacatgagaggatccacactggagagaaaccttacaagtgttcatacTGTGAacagagattcagtcagtcaggagctctgaaaacacatgagaggatccacactggagagaaaccctacaagtgttcacattgtgacaagagattcagggattcatcaagtctgataacacatgagaggatccacactggagagaaaccctacaagtgttcacattgtgacaagagattcagggattcatcaagtctgataacacatgagaggatccacactggagagaaaccctacaagtgttcacattgtgacaagagattcagggattcatcaagtctgaaaacacatgagaggattcacactggagagaaaccgtatcactgcactgaaTGTGGGAAGTGTTTCAGTAATACATCTTCTctacacaaacatacaaaaaacaatCACAGCAAGTAG